GTTCGGGACTGTCGACCAAGCACGTATTACGACAGCGATTAGTGAGTTGGCCCGAAATATTTATTTGTATGCCGGGAAAGGAAAAATAGAAATTACATGTATTCATAAAGATGATGCAACTGGCATCTCAATCATCGCCTCTGATGAAGGACCAGGCTTTCCGGATGTCAGAAAAGTGATGGATGATGGCTTTACCACGTCCGGTGGGCTAGGTGCTGGCATGCCTGGCGTACGGAGATTAATGGATGATTTTAATATCGTGACGAAGCGAGGAGTTGGAACAACAATCACTGCGATTAAGTGGATCAGATAGATGGGGTGACAGAGAATGCCACAAGAAATAGAAAAACATTATAAAGAAATTTTGAAGCAGTATATTCAAGATCAAAATGAAAAAGATCTTTATTCCGGCCAAAAATTTAGTCGACAATTTATCGAGAAGGAAATATCACCTGAGGAAGTCATCGGCATTCATAAAGCATCACTAAAAGAATTGTTTCCGGAAGCTTCAGAAAAGCTATGGCATTCTTTTGACTTTCTAA
This window of the Sporosarcina ureilytica genome carries:
- a CDS encoding anti-sigma regulatory factor; this encodes MEYRSSSVDIYTEWDIVAARQLGRNEAKKLGFGTVDQARITTAISELARNIYLYAGKGKIEITCIHKDDATGISIIASDEGPGFPDVRKVMDDGFTTSGGLGAGMPGVRRLMDDFNIVTKRGVGTTITAIKWIR